The nucleotide window gtagaaaataaatagTCAACAATCTTGTGCGCCTCGTAACTCCTCTTAATTTGTCTTAAAAAAACTCTTCACCCAATGATATAATCGAATCCAAATTTCTGTCTGAGATATTGGGCCTATGGCCCTAAACTACATTACATGGTGGTGGTCCTCTAAATCTAGCCATCGATTTTGTGGACCTCACTATATTCAAATGGTCCAAATTATATACAGTTCATGAatcacttataataataataataataataaggtcTCTACAATGTTCACAAATTTATTGGTAGGTTGTGTGTCTGGTGATATATAGCCCAAGAAATATCCTCCTCAGTcctcaccaaaaaaaaaatatagtacattttcgtttcaatttatatgatactttaactgataaaaaaaattaaaaataaaatttagatatttatttgtaaatataaaacataatatttacAAGCTGATAGAGAACATTGGACCAATCAAGGGAGGGATTAAAACTTTCaattaaattgaattttttttaggacgaacaaaaaagaaaaacatagaaTAGAAGGAAAACTAGTAGTATAAAATAGGAAAGAATATGTTATAAGTAGTGGTGGGGTTTATCTTCCAAGTCTTTTGTGTAAAGTTAATGGATTATTAGGCAATGTGACATTAGATATTGACTAAAAAATATGCTACTTAAATTTGGTTGGTGCTGCTACCTCTTCTTCATATGATGATGCCATCATCCAACTGCTGTGTGTTGCTgcattttcaacctttttgtgtttatattttttgttatatctatattaaaattatattgtgGATTATGGATCCTTCTTTttctacttatatatatatatattctatatttagGTTGTGGACCCTACTTTTAACATATTTCTTTAAACATCTTTTTTGTAAAGCTATTTAGGTAGGGggtaggggggggggggggNGGGGGGATTGCAACTTTGAAAGTAACAATGCAAGATATCcatcttcaattttaaaaatcactTATCTTTATTGTATATGGGGTTAGGGTTGTCAAATCAatcttataaaaattaaaagtggacaagaTTTGTTGTAGATCAGTTTAAGCATTATTCAAGTTACTTTGTATGAAACTTTTGATCGCATATGTTGTCTAAATAAACCATCAAGAAACTTCTAAAATATCAAGAGATGTTGAGTAAATCTAATCCGCTCATAATCTGTTCATTTGACACTCTTACGTATTCGAGCAATTGATAAAGTGATGAACGTATAATGCAAATTGTGTGTAGGACCCTCTTCACCAGTCACCACCGGCCAATTTGCTACTCCCCGTCATCCCTAGCTAAGCTagtaatttgttttaattttttattggttACCCCCAAAGTTGGGAGTATATAAATGCATGTTAAATATGGCTCTTTCAAAACTGAAAAGCCAGAATTAATGTTTGTGGATTAAATATGTATACTGACTTGTTCAACAACTACTACTTTATTTGATTTAACTCACCTTTTATATTGTCTGACTCATTGAGATCATCATTTCTGTCATGTAGTACCTCTAAAATATTTCAGTTtgcaaaaacaaaacaaaacgcTTTGAGGCACATTATAACTACTACGAATAATATTCAGAATcttttttatatgatattgattGAAGTTAAAATGGTTGTCATGTGAGATTCATTTATCAGGTGAATGACCTCACGCACAAATATTAGCCACATGGTATGCACGAATTGTGCCTTCATTATTTCTCCCAACATATAGTTTTCCATATTATTATACTCTCAGTTTATGTGgcacaatttaaatttaaatttcgaaagtcaaacaatttaaaattgtgaatttcggcatgaaatcttcaagttttttaaaataaaatttatgtatttaaatCTGATTGCGGCTTGGACCTCAGTAGTGAAAGCAACTTAGTCATTTTTGCTTAATCTTCAAACGATAGCTCTTTCAGTAGTTTCTTTGGGGACCAATTCTTTGTATAAAGATTGACTggatgttgaattttttttaatggtaaCTGTGTTTTACACAAGATCTTTCACTATTTATGTCAACATTCTAACTTTTGGTATGTTCAAGTCTTTTCACCAAAAACTTTCTCCATTAACAAAATGTTCCACTACTAACACTTGATAGTTGGATATATAATTCGCTgcgaataatatatatatatatcttattgttattattatgatatatgACGAAACTTTAGTTTATATTGACTCAAGTAAtgcgaaaaaaaaaaaactgcatAAACTCCTGAGggacatatatatttgtatatggtAATGTATGGACTAATTGTCTAATTTAAGGccatttttatttacatattattattgtaatgcatgtatacTTATGCATTTCGCGTTTTattctctataaaataatatacacATAGCAGAGGTCAAAATGTTAAATCAAACACTATATAAGTAGGAAATTAAACTCAATGACCTTGAAAATCTATAGTCAGTAGAATTTGTTTGGATGAACTTATAATTTATGACGCACAAGTAAAATTCATAAGTTAAGAATCCTGACTTATGAGTAGGCTAAAAACAAGTGTTTAATACTCCTTCTGTCTCAAATTATgtgacttattttcttttttagtcagtcccaaaaagaatgatacatttttatataaagtaacaatttaactataaaatgtctattttatccttaatgaaatgatttatagtcacacaaatttctatcattcattttggatcacaggttttaaaagtctttctttctttcttaaacttcgtgccgagtcaaactacctcataTAAAATAAGATGAAAGGAGTAATACTTTTTAATCTTActcaaatacttttaaaatgagtatattttaattttaaaataagtcaatgcTTGTTAAGTTTTTGATCTCGACTTGCCCATTGGGTAGCTGATCTGAGCACTCTATCAGCATATAGTAGACTAATCAAAAACTAGGTCTAGTAGAGTCCAGAATATCTTATTGAACCTctcaatttctattttcttttggtaAAATATCTAAAAGCCATTTTAAATGTGAACGTGTTTTATTATTCACATACTCCATAGTCCATACGTACATTGCTTTGTTGATTCTCAACGCAATATCTATGTGGGGAGCAAAGAAGCATATTAATAAAgtatttgtcattcatgttgatttttctaaagatgaGTTGGAAGTTTGGAGTATCACTTAATTAAGCTTATTCTTATACCATAATCGTTGCTTTAATTGCTTAGACATTTGAGATGATTAAAAAGGTTTGGTCAAGCTTAATTTGGCAAATCATAATAAATGACAAGACTATTATTAAtgagaaacaaattgtaagttATAAACCTTCAACTTTGTGTTATTGTGCATATATATCTTGTCAAGAGGCAAATTCAGATGTGACAACGTATTTTATTTTTCGATGTTTATATATACTTGATAATATAAAGAATTTAGTATAAAAAGTTGGTATACGCTAAATTTTCAGTTGTTTAGTATTACAAGTTTTAATACAAATTactcaaaaggatttttttttggttacatTACTTATATATTCTTAATTGACTTTTTATTACGAGTCATTagaaaaaagaagcaaaaaagaaaGGGCAACTCTCATTTTTCCCTCAAAACTTCATTAATGAAGAAATCCAGATGCCATGGAagcattttaattaattacctCCTTAAGTTACCAAAAAACTTACAACTAGTAAGTTTGAGATGCGTAACATTTTTGACAACAAAAAAGCAAAATTCGCTTCTGAATCTTAAGTTAATCAGTAATCGGTAACTAAAAGTTGGATCAATCTTCAAAAGAACAATCTAAGAAGCTTTGTTTCATTTCCTTGTTGTGGATTTTGATGGTATACAACACCACTTTCCAAAGTTGTGGTATCAGATTCATCGGAATTCAATGAAGGCGTTGCCGCTCTTCGTTTCTCCGTTCGCCGGTTCAGTTTACCTCCGGTAACCATCGTTGATAATCCGGATGTAAGTCCGAGATCTAGATCCTCCGACACCTCATCTATAATTTTCCTCTTAGATTGGAAGTTGGAGCTTTGTGATCTAAACAGATCAACGTCGTTTGCTTCGGAATCAAACTCCGGCGAAGCAGTAACACCTGAAAACTCCGGCAACGGCCGTAACACGCCTCCTTTAAGCACTGTTTCTACCGCCGACTGGCACACGTGCCAGTTACCCGTCCACAGTAATCCTACTGCTCCGTGCACCGGGTTTACCGTCCTTCCGCACGCTTCGAACAACAACGACTGAAATAAAGCTGCAGGTACGCAAAACAAAACTACTCagcataattatttttttaaaaaaaaaaattcaagtaaaataagaattttatttgCGTTAAAAATGGCTTCATGCACTtgaattaaaagtaattagtaCCTGGTCGTTGCGATTCGGAAACGGAAGTGAGGAAAGACATAAGGCCAGCTCTGCCGAAGAATTTGGCGACGAAGACAGTGGCATTGGCTTGAGCATGAGGGCTTTCAATTCCTTGTAAACTTTGTCGGAGTATGCAATTCTCATTGCAACCTTTCCGGAGAATTCGACAGCCGTTGCAACTCATGATGAGAAAACGTAAACTTAAAACTCttttctaaattatatataaacaaacaaaaattgaaattaatagGCAATGGAGCAATGTTGAAAGTAGAAAGGGAGTTTCGGAGAAAATAAAAGGGAGAGAAATATATAGAGATGAAAAGGAAGGTGGAGCAAGGGGTATAGGATGTGGGGAATTATTGGATGAAGTGAGGTAAACCGTGATTAAGAAAGTTAAACTATGGTTAGGTGAAGAATAATGAGTGGCTTTTGAGTAAAATGAGTGGACATGAGATGAGGTTGAGTGGGATGGGGAATAAAGTATTAGTATTGTACAGTGGGGGTTGAACTTGAGGGCTTCCAAAAGTATTGGGTAATTAGAACGGCTCCGTGTCTCCGCAAATGGGTGGGTATAGTGCAACGCAGCGCCAGCACTTGAGAATCTTTTCTCCGCCCATTCTATGGGAGACTCTGCCCTCGATTTACTCAACTTGCTCCACTTACCAACGCAACTACGTCGACGAGTGCTCGCATATCTTTTTCTCCACtaactaatttttttcctttcacaTTTGACTCACTTTTCAACCCTTCACCTGGGCATGCTACATCTTCTTTTAACTTGGTGTTAGAGTACTAAATATTTATCTTCTTTAAATTTGGAGTATACAAAtagatatttatatttatataaaattggataaataaatatagtaaattttattaaattaatattggGTTAATTACTAATCTCTCTAagatagtaatatttttctcaaGTCTCGATTTGATTCAATagaaaaaatcacttatttcgataagataataagataatatattttcagaagacacttctataaatatatggtcccactaatattataaattaataattctttaaaagtacaaatatatctaagacaatttagtgaaatatgattctattatgttttgttttttgttaaaatttaaatctagctGAATCTCATCTCTAAAgtttcttattgcatccaaaagtttCGATGTTGGCTTTTCAaactgcaccataaaattgtgaagtgTTCTAGATGATATAAGTGTTTCCTTATGGTAACTGGTTCTAAAGGTATTATATCATCTTCAACGTTATTTTTTTCAATGATATCCACAATTTGTTCTTAACTCTGGACCTCTGATCATGTATCATTTTCACTTATTCAATAGGTCATTAACATCCATTTTGTTGTGATAATCGAGATCATTAATCACGAGTTCAAGTTCATGATGAATGATGTATTCACAAGTGGGTTCATTCAAATTCATAGAGATTTCATCTCCGAACAAATTTTGTAGTATTGAAACACTCTTtcgattaaataatacctctacaaaataatactatattttATGGTTCcacatatattaatttaatgaggttttactaaaaaatatttattttcaaaaatatctcaCATTCTTAATCTTAATATATACTTTAAGAGATTTCAAGGACGGTTctatttttaatcatatttatcCATATATTAGTAACTCGGATATTACTAATTAGGTTTTCTTATGTATAAGAAAGTACTAAATAGAGAATATAACtaataacttatttaacttATACATAAGTGGAAACACTATCAAATAAGGGACTAAATATTACCAAAGctaatatcaataattattttctcaaaatttattaatatggGGTGTTTTTATGTACcataattaagtttaaaaaaaaattgtatatgcAAATATATGTCATAAATTCATGAGATTGATTTGGAGTTGATACCTGAGACGGATAAGGTTTTATCTTGCTACCTCTTCCACTATTTCTTTGGTTCTTTCCCCTCTATGCTGACTACATAACAACAGAATTACTGTATATCTTTTACTATCCAAAGATAAACATAGCAGTAGTAGATAAAGACGGTCCATCAAACTTTCTATGTAATTTCAATACATATcgtatttgaaaatatattacaattgtttcttcaaaaatttataACACAATAGTTCTTAAATCCAATTActccaaaaataaatacaaacaGTTACAACTATTTTCTGGAAATCAAAGcgatattaatatattatatcaatatatcgtaaaatattaattaaaattcttataatttgattctaaaaaatgaaattatgacaattaaatatatacaaaacattTTGGCTTCTTTTAGAGCAGCTGTCAATATTGACAAGAGGACCATTAAGTTAAGATTTTACATTTCTTCGCATACCATGGATGTTCCCGAGGGTATGCCAGGACCAGAACTATTGGAATTTTGGACttatatatagtaaaaatatatatactctaaTATGTTATGCTCCattaatattcttttcttttttatctacTCATCAACCAACGTGttaaaattactcattagtttCAATTATTTAAGGCAACGCTTTCAATATCTATAACTAGAGACCGTGGATAAAAGTCAAATACAGAAAAGCACAGTTTCTCCAGTTATTTCCTATGATTCTTATAGtgccattttccttttcttacaTCATTGACTGGTTGAGATTGGTGTAATATTGCCCCAAACTTATATATTATTTCCTCCGATTATttggtattttaaaaaaatagatgtctaaaattttacataaataaagtaaatatttaacGAAATAAGatgatatatttatacataaatattaataaaataatcaaaatttctcCAAATAAATGTTTTCTCAAAAGAGTATAAACTATAAAGTGAAAggacacaaataatttgagataGAAAGAGTAAGTATATAAATTTGCATTCAATAACAAGTTGGAAAGCCATGGAAGTGGTGTGATTAAACTATGTTAGGGTAGCAAAATCAGCCTATAAAATCATGTCCTGTCCTCCCCAACCTGTTTAGGTTTGAGCGGTTAATTATCGCTTTTAATTTATAAACTCAATCAATTATAATCTGATCAGATTAATTCAGCTCAGTTTGTAACAAATTTTAAGTATATGGAAAATAAATcaaccacacaaataaaatctgaagaaacatagctttattgataaatatgcgGGTACAATTCTATTCCTtccttgattctactctcctaagatttatccatgattcaagggccttgattctactctcctaagatttatccatgattcgagaaCCGTTAGtagcgtatttctcgaactaggatgatttagatttgacatctatataaatattctatgaATTTGTAGAATATTCGAGAtgccttttaagggaatttagtaccctttatataggaatgaactagggtttagggttgagtagcctccaagaattctaattgaaactgaacacaccttctagacacgtcttgtagagtcccacaaaatttcaatatctACAAGCTCATCTAAAAATTAGATTGATATACAATCCATATTGACTCATGAGATATCCTATTTTAATAAATGGACTTCCCAAAGTGAAtcttaattaaataaatctaGTTTAGTAACTCTAAATTAAACTTATTTCattcaataattcaataaaaattttcatgactgaaatttgaaacttcttattaaaaacaaaaaaaacacgTTTATCACTCTATCATAACTTTTGGTTGTAATTATTGGTTAATTAGTTAACCACTTAACCATATGGTTAGTTTGCTTATTTTAATCTCTTATCTAGAATTAAAGAAAAGTAGGTAAACTATTGAATTGTTTCCATTTGATATCAACATTTCAGATCCAACAATAATTAGGAGATCGAGACCAAAAATGTTCTATTTTGTCATTGCCtcctttcaatttatttgtatattattattatataaggGTTACGAGATTCAAACGTTATAAGTTGTTTTGCACTTATCAGATAATATATAATGGGcagaaaaatgaaatatattagtACATCAATATCTAATAATACAGAAATGTATAGTTGTGGGGATAGGTTGAGTATGGCCCATGATAAGGGAAATAGATAAGCTACATTGTATGAGGTCCATGAAGATGATTGAGATTTGAGAGGAAGGGGCAAACCAATTTGAAAAGTAGTTGTCAGCTAAAGTTGCAATTGTCCTTTCAAGAACATGTAAagatttttctcatttattgcCCTACTTTTTTAACGTGAGATTCCCttcttcttatatatatatattcatctatTGATGGCAACTTATGACTCATCCTTCACTAAACCATTCATAAAAGCCCTTCCCCACTTCCTCTTTCCTctttttaaattgcaaaaaagttttttaactTTCGTGCACGAGTCAGAGTGACAGAGACAGAAttttttatcatcatcatttattatgtttataaagATCTATGAGGCTTACACCCAGTAATTAATTAGTGATTTGTAATAATAGGTAAAACAAATATGATCTGATAACTCTTTATATTGTCAGCGTATATaactcaaatttaattcatataACTAATGGTTCTATTTTCAGTATTGCTACTGATCCCATTGGTTTCTTATATGTTTTTCGGAAAAAGGccaaaaatacccttgaactatt belongs to Solanum stenotomum isolate F172 chromosome 1, ASM1918654v1, whole genome shotgun sequence and includes:
- the LOC125844268 gene encoding LOB domain-containing protein 37-like, which translates into the protein MSCNGCRILRKGCNENCILRQSLQGIESPHAQANATVFVAKFFGRAGLMSFLTSVSESQRPALFQSLLFEACGRTVNPVHGAVGLLWTGNWHVCQSAVETVLKGGVLRPLPEFSGVTASPEFDSEANDVDLFRSQSSNFQSKRKIIDEVSEDLDLGLTSGLSTMVTGGKLNRRTEKRRAATPSLNSDESDTTTLESGVVYHQNPQQGNETKLLRLFF